The following are encoded in a window of Fusarium verticillioides 7600 chromosome 6, whole genome shotgun sequence genomic DNA:
- a CDS encoding hypothetical protein (At least one base has a quality score < 10), with product MMCDATLSPAYNPSSQYAPYNTSIASSASTSTTSVWSDTSSQISDESSLSAHSSDSDSCDSYFSRKAAVADCSLNLRRRVQNTQTEALPAELRQNPRRTSNARAACPPVLVRQSDRKVNFVDSLVDSSTHIVEAIWPLSSVACRNELGSRAVLPLRTFIQETLRRSRTSYSTLQVALYYLILIKPHVPKHNFTMEQPEDRHADRALQCGRRMFLAALILASKYLQDRNYSARAWSKISGLHTQEINQNEIAFLHAVNWKMHIVDEVFQRWTDIVLKYTPPPSGPPSPGGVPQVVSQQVVDWKRIILGLNPELTNLASLIPATPAIPRSSDLCALSPRSILNMPHQAQSSYGYESAEATPTPKPYSTPMAMESAALGCTSSRAAPSLGMLPTPRLTPQSSGLCTPAASAASHMLNKSSAMGLAMAQANNANTSQYLDRLPATRTSSPQAYCPTRRSSLATSVSTASSPESMISDSSRSSRSSSISSSSSLVSATLSSSRLGMPSRFRASKSCNERLSQKPTIPSVPEDYDVHCDTSSPESYTGPVGKLVDLSLESSVARRQQELEDMARDSDAARALQELHNYRAAEIVPATAPRSGTKRTRTASMDNCLQENVREILGGRCSTQHPAWPDTLVRTRGIISESNLQIPVRPSLPGTGKRVCCSAEAAQGYEVSSVHPAIGLRGPGMLEGILN from the exons ATGATGTGCGACGCAACCTTGTCGCCCGCTTATAACCCCTCCTCCCAATATGCACCCTACAACACCTCAATAGCTTCTTCCGCTTCGACTTCCACTACTTCTGTTTGGTCCGACACCAGCTCTCAGATTTCCGACGAGTCCTCTCTTTCCGCACACTCTTCCGACTCCGACTCTTGCGATTCCTATTTTTCGAGAAAGGCCGCCGTTGCTGATTGCAGTCTCAACTTGCGGCGTCGCGTCCAAAACACACAGACGGAAGCACTCCCCGCCGAATTACGCCAGAACCCACGAAGAACTTCAAATGCACGCGCCGCGTGCCCTCCGGTTCTGGTCCGGCAGTCTGACCGAAAAGTTAACTTCGTAGATAGCCTTGTCG ATTCGTCGACACATATCGTTGAAGCCATCTGGCCACTCTCCTCTGTCGCCTGCCGAAATGAGCTTGGAAGTAGGGCCGTTCTTCCCCTGCGCACATTTATTCAAGAGACTTTGCGCCGGTCACGAACCAGCTACTCGACTCTGCAGGTCGCTCTCTATTATCTAATTCTCATCAAGCCCCATGTGCCGAAGCACAACTTCACCATGGAACAGCCTGAGGACCGACACGCCGATCGCGCCCTTCAGTGCGGTCGTCGTATGTTCCTCGCGGCTCTGATCCTTGCCTCAAAGTATCTTCAGGATAGAAACTATTCTGCCCGGGCCTGGAGCAAGATTTCGGGACTTCACACTCAAGAGATCAACCAGAACGAAATCGCTTTTCTCCACGCAGTCAACTGGAAGATGCATATTGTCGATGAGGTCTTCCAGCGATGGACCGATATTGTTCTCAAGTACACGCCTCCTCCGTCTGGCCCTCCTTCTCCCGGAGGTGTTCCCCAGGTCGTGTCCCAGCAAGTCGTGGATTGGAAGCGAATCATCTTGGGTCTGAACCCGGAATTGACGAATCTCGCCTCATTGATTCCTGCAACTCCTGCTATCCCTAGGTCAAGTGATCTTTGTGCTTTGTCTCCTCGCAGTATTCTCAATATGCCCCACCAAGCTCAGAGTTCATATGGCTATGAATCTGCGGAAGCCACACCAACTCCCAAGCCCTACAGTACTCCTATGGCTATGGAATCAGCGGCTCTAGGATGCACTTCTAGCCGCGCGGCCCCTAGTCTCGGTATGCTGCCAACTCCTCGACTTACCCCTCAGAGCAGTGGACTCTGCACTCCTGCAGCGAGTGCCGCTTCCCACATGCTTAATAAGTCTTCTGCGATGGGTTTGGCCATGGCTCAAGCCAACAATGCGAACACATCTCAGTACCTCGATCGTCTCCCTGCCACCAGGACATCGTCCCCTCAAGCCTACTGCCCTACTCGCCGATCTTCCCTTGCTACTTCAGTgtcaacagcttcatcaccCGAATCGATGATTTCGGATTCGTCGCGTTCCTcgcgctcttcttccatctcatcttcttcatcgcttgTTAGCGCGACCCTCAGTTCTTCCAGACTGGGTATGCCGTCGCGATTCCGAGCGTCGAAGTCATGTAACGAGAGATTGAGCCAGAAGCCGACAATCCCTTCGGTTCCAGAGGATTATGATGTGCACTGTGATACGTCCTCCCCCGAATCTTACACCGGCCCGGTTGGCAAGCTCGTGGACCTGTCTCTGGAGTCTTCCGTGGCGAGACGACAGcaggaacttgaggatatGGCTCGCGATTCTGATGCCGCTCGTGCTTTACAGGAGCTCCATAATTATCGTGCAGCTGAGATTGTGCCCGCAACTGCCCCTAGAAGTGGCACGAAGCGAACTAGAACCGCCTCTATGGACAACTGCCTTCAGGAAAACGTTCGCGAGATCCTTGGTGGTCGTTGTTCTACCCAGCATCCTGCCTGGCCCGATACGTTGGTTCGCACTCGAGGGATTATCTCTGAGTCGAATCTCCAGATCCCCGTCCGTCCTAGCTTGCCTGGTACCGGCAAGCGAGTCTGCTGCTCTGCCGAAGCGGCTCAGGGCTACGAAGTTTCGTCTGTCCATCCTGCTATCGGCCTTCGGGGACCTGGTATGTTGGAGGGTATTCTCAACTAA